In a single window of the Notamacropus eugenii isolate mMacEug1 chromosome 4, mMacEug1.pri_v2, whole genome shotgun sequence genome:
- the GDF6 gene encoding growth/differentiation factor 6, protein MDAHRALLSAVFLISFLWDLPGFQQASISSSTSTSSSSSSSSSAELGSAKGIRSRKEGKMSRAPRESAAGRGHPEQADEPPRQERPQPGRQEPQPEQPSSRQRQPQAHEQPGRSPRVVPHEYMLSIYRTYSIAEKLGINASFFQSSKAANTITSFVDRGRDDLSHTPLRRQKYLFDVSTLSDKEELVGAELRLFRQAPPASPGPPGGPLHVQLFSCLSPRMLDARTLDPQGAPQAGWEVFDVWQGLRRHQPWKQLCLELRVAWGEPGGETPPPSSPPPQAEPPLDLRSLGFGRRVRPPQEQALLVVFTKSKRKNLFAEMREQLGAAAATATAAATAGGEGAWPPPSPAPAGVRDAGWGLASQGRRRRRTAFASRHGKRHGKKSRLRCSKKPLHVNFKELGWDDWIIAPLEYEAYHCEGVCDFPLRSHLEPTNHAIIQTLMNSMDPGSTPPSCCVPTKLTPISILYIDAGNNVVYKQYEDMVVESCGCR, encoded by the exons ATGGATGCTCACCGGGCCCTGCTCTCGGCAGTCTTCCTCATCAGTTTCCTGTGGGATTTACCCGGTTTCCAGCAGGCTTCTATATcatcctccacctccacctcgtCTTCTTCGTCCTCGTCCTCGTCCGCCGAGCTGGGCTCAGCTAAGGGCATAAGGAGCCGCAAAGAAGGGAAGATGTCCCGGGCTCCGCGAGAAAGCGCCGCGGGCCGGGGGCATCCGGAGCAGGCTGACGAGCCTCCGCGGCAGGAGCGTCCGCAGCCTGGACGCCAGGAACCGCAGCCCGAGCAGCCCAGTTCCCGGCAGCGGCAGCCCCAGGCTCACGAGCAGCCGGGCAGGAGTCCTCGGGTGGTGCCCCATGAGTATATGCTGTCCATTTACAGGACCTATTCCATCGCAGAAAAACTGGGAATCAATGCCAGCTTCTTTCAGTCCTCCAAGGCTGCCAATACTATCACTAGTTTTGTAGACAGGGGACGAG ACGATCTCTCGCACACTCCTCTCAGGAGACAGAAGTATTTGTTTGATGTGTCGACGCTCTCAGACAAAGAAGAGCTGGTGGGCGCGGAGCTGCGGCTGTTTCGCCAGGCGCCCCCGGCTTCCCCAGGGCCCCCGGGCGGCCCGCTCCACGTGCAGCTCTTCTCCTGCCTGTCCCCCCGAATGCTGGACGCCCGGACCCTGGACCCGCAGGGGGCGCCCCAAGCCGGCTGGGAGGTCTTCGACGTGTGGCAGGGCCTGCGCCGCCACCAGCCCTGGAAGCAGCTCTGCCTGGAGCTGCGGGTCGCCTGGGGGGAGCCCGGCGGGGAGACCCCGCCGCCCTCGTCCCCACCGCCCCAGGCCGAGCCGCCGCTGGACCTGCGGAGTCTGGGCTTCGGCCGGAGGGTACGGCCGCCGCAGGAGCAGGCGCTGCTCGTCGTGTTCACCAAATCCAAGCGCAAGAACCTGTTCGCGGAGATGCGCGAGCAGCTGGGAGCCGCGGCGGCCACGGCCACGGCCGCGGCCACGGCGGGGGGCGAGGGCGCGTGGCCGCCTCCCTCGCCGGCGCCCGCGGGTGTCCGAGACGCGGGCTGGGGGCTGGCCTCGCAGGGCCGCCGGCGGAGACGCACCGCCTTCGCCAGTCGCCACGGAAAGCGGCACGGGAAGAAGTCGCGGCTCCGCTGCAGCAAGAAGCCCCTGCACGTGAACTTCAAGGAGCTGGGCTGGGACGACTGGATTATCGCGCCCCTGGAGTACGAGGCGTACCACTGCGAGGGCGTCTGTGACTTTCCCCTGCGCTCCCACCTGGAGCCCACCAACCATGCCATCATCCAGACCCTCATGAACTCCATGGATCCCGGCTCCACCCCACCTAGCTGCTGCGTGCCCACCAAATTGACTCCCATTAGCATCCTCTACATCGACGCGGGCAACAACGTGGTCTATAAGCAGTACGAGGACATGGTGGTGGAGTCCTGCGGCTGTAGGTAG